The Alkalihalobacillus sp. TS-13 genome contains a region encoding:
- a CDS encoding DUF445 domain-containing protein, with product MEFIWIILMMVAIGAAIGGFTNSLAIKMLFRPYQAIYIGRFKLPFTPGLIPKRREELAVQLGQMVVNHLITKEGLQQKLAQSHFKKELVHWAQTEVGKQLETDKSINELSAELLNQTQFNERFDGKLKTFLHDRIEDTIDRLEEKPVKSLLTESMNRRMETYIPETTRFIQKKLIDFVTSVEGKRQLKQLIDEFLAGRGMLGNMINMFLGNESLIDKVQTELIKILRKETVAYMMERVIAKEWNAFKDRPVSDFIELLKLRDSQDKAVDWVIGQIDMETIFSKPLHELIHPYRPTIEDKVIPELVDRSLGWVGDNMEKIMEKLQLSELVRQQVQTFSVQRLEEMVLSISRRELKMITYLGALLGGIIGFIQGLLVYFMT from the coding sequence ATGGAATTCATATGGATAATATTGATGATGGTCGCCATTGGAGCAGCAATTGGGGGCTTTACCAATTCACTCGCGATCAAAATGCTTTTCCGGCCCTATCAAGCGATCTATATCGGGCGTTTCAAACTCCCGTTCACTCCCGGGCTGATACCGAAACGACGAGAAGAGCTTGCGGTCCAACTAGGTCAAATGGTCGTTAACCACTTGATTACTAAAGAAGGACTGCAACAAAAGTTAGCACAATCTCATTTTAAAAAAGAACTTGTACATTGGGCTCAAACTGAAGTCGGCAAGCAGCTGGAAACCGACAAATCGATCAACGAGCTTTCCGCAGAACTGCTGAACCAAACACAGTTTAATGAACGGTTCGACGGTAAACTGAAAACGTTTCTGCATGACCGAATTGAAGATACGATCGATCGTCTGGAAGAAAAACCGGTCAAATCGCTCCTTACGGAATCGATGAATCGACGGATGGAAACTTACATACCAGAAACGACAAGGTTCATCCAAAAAAAGCTGATTGATTTTGTCACAAGTGTTGAAGGGAAACGTCAGCTGAAACAATTGATTGATGAATTTCTAGCCGGAAGAGGTATGCTGGGGAATATGATCAATATGTTCCTTGGGAATGAAAGCTTGATTGATAAAGTACAAACAGAGTTGATCAAAATTCTCAGGAAAGAAACAGTTGCATACATGATGGAGCGTGTGATAGCGAAAGAATGGAATGCTTTCAAGGACCGTCCTGTATCTGATTTCATTGAGCTTTTGAAACTGAGGGATTCTCAGGATAAGGCTGTGGATTGGGTTATCGGGCAGATTGATATGGAAACGATTTTTTCAAAACCCCTGCATGAATTGATCCACCCATATCGTCCTACGATTGAAGATAAAGTCATCCCCGAGCTTGTCGATCGTTCATTAGGATGGGTAGGTGACAATATGGAAAAAATCATGGAGAAGCTGCAGTTGTCAGAATTGGTCCGTCAGCAGGTTCAAACGTTTTCTGTTCAACGTTTGGAAGAGATGGTGCTATCGATTTCTAGAAGGGAATTGAAGATGATCACCTACCTTGGTGCACTGCTAGGGGGGATTATCGGCTTTATACAGGGTCTTTTGGTTTACTTTATGACATGA
- a CDS encoding YlbF family regulator, translating to MSKNVHDAAYNLENALRESDDFKELQSLYDQVNADESVKNMFENFRNLQVELQQKQMQGQQITEEEAQKAQQTFELVQQNEVISKLMSAEQRVSMLIQDINKIVTKPLEELYGTPEQPEQ from the coding sequence ATGAGTAAAAATGTCCATGATGCGGCATACAATTTAGAAAATGCATTACGTGAAAGTGATGACTTCAAGGAGCTTCAAAGCTTATATGATCAAGTGAATGCAGACGAAAGCGTCAAGAACATGTTCGAAAACTTTCGTAACTTGCAAGTAGAGCTTCAACAAAAGCAAATGCAAGGACAGCAGATCACTGAAGAAGAGGCACAGAAAGCTCAACAAACTTTCGAGCTTGTACAGCAAAACGAAGTGATTTCTAAATTGATGAGCGCAGAGCAACGCGTAAGCATGCTTATCCAGGACATCAATAAAATCGTTACAAAGCCTTTGGAAGAATTGTACGGAACTCCAGAGCAACCTGAACAATAA
- a CDS encoding aminoglycoside N(3)-acetyltransferase, which translates to MEQKQIQITEQPRTRQSLKEDLHTLGVNEGMTLMVHTSLKSLGWVCGGSQAVIQALMDTVTPEGTLIMQAHSADLSDPVHWVNPPVPKDWWETIRETMPAFDPRMTKTRGVGSIPEQFRTYPDVYRSYHPNMSAAAWGKRAEEITNNHTLDNGLGEQSPIAKAYELDAYVLFLGTDFDTHTSFHLAEHRSGVRKTVSRGAPIIENGKRLWKNYLEIDYDDDPFAEIGKAFEKENENILKGKVGSAACKLFKQRESVDFAVKWFEEQGTDQG; encoded by the coding sequence ATGGAACAGAAACAGATACAAATTACTGAACAACCAAGGACTAGACAGAGTCTGAAGGAGGATCTCCATACACTAGGTGTAAACGAAGGTATGACTTTGATGGTTCATACTTCATTAAAATCTTTAGGGTGGGTTTGCGGTGGATCACAAGCCGTCATTCAAGCTTTGATGGACACGGTTACTCCGGAAGGGACCTTGATTATGCAAGCCCATTCGGCAGATCTCTCGGATCCAGTACATTGGGTCAACCCACCTGTCCCAAAGGATTGGTGGGAAACCATCAGGGAGACAATGCCTGCATTCGATCCAAGAATGACGAAAACAAGAGGTGTAGGATCCATTCCTGAACAATTCAGGACGTATCCAGATGTCTATCGCAGCTACCATCCGAATATGTCTGCTGCAGCATGGGGAAAACGGGCTGAAGAAATCACCAACAACCATACGCTTGATAATGGATTAGGAGAGCAGTCGCCCATTGCAAAAGCTTATGAGCTTGATGCATATGTGTTGTTTTTAGGAACTGACTTCGATACACATACATCTTTTCACCTTGCTGAGCATCGATCCGGTGTTAGAAAGACCGTGTCAAGAGGTGCGCCGATCATCGAAAATGGAAAACGTCTATGGAAGAATTATCTGGAGATCGATTACGATGATGATCCATTTGCCGAAATCGGTAAAGCCTTCGAGAAGGAAAATGAAAACATTCTGAAGGGCAAGGTCGGTTCTGCAGCCTGCAAATTATTTAAACAGAGAGAATCCGTTGATTTTGCGGTGAAATGGTTTGAAGAGCAGGGAACGGATCAGGGTTAA
- a CDS encoding Cof-type HAD-IIB family hydrolase, with amino-acid sequence MEGIILVYRLLALDIDGTLLRSNFRIDRSTKEAIDYVKNKGVYVTLATGRNFPSAQKIAKALKIDSILITHNGALIASSIDEPLHEERISAYDVRKIVRILEKYDAHIRLLHERYSLGNQVQQKSHIVAKMTMGIGDPLFYPVTFTEKLSDHLEEKPMSVPKIDVQFFNDEEREAAYQELIEEIEGVQITASTRCDFEVIPKSINKAVGLQILGKHLGVSMDEMVAVGDFTNDIEMIQMAGLGVAMGQSSEDVKNAADWVTRTNEQHGVGYLVREVFRKQMKMQIEQPIEN; translated from the coding sequence TTGGAGGGGATTATCCTGGTTTATCGACTGCTTGCTTTAGACATCGACGGTACCCTGCTCAGGAGTAATTTCAGAATTGATCGTTCGACGAAAGAAGCGATTGATTATGTGAAGAACAAGGGGGTGTATGTCACCCTGGCAACAGGACGGAACTTTCCGTCCGCTCAAAAGATCGCCAAGGCATTGAAGATTGATAGCATCCTCATTACCCATAATGGTGCTTTGATTGCTTCGTCAATTGATGAACCGCTCCATGAAGAACGGATTTCAGCCTATGATGTACGGAAAATCGTACGGATTTTAGAAAAGTATGATGCACATATCCGACTGCTTCATGAACGTTATTCTTTAGGGAACCAAGTACAACAGAAATCCCATATCGTTGCTAAAATGACGATGGGGATCGGGGACCCGTTATTCTATCCGGTAACCTTCACTGAGAAATTGAGTGATCATTTAGAGGAAAAACCGATGTCAGTGCCAAAGATTGATGTTCAATTTTTCAATGATGAAGAAAGGGAAGCGGCGTATCAAGAATTGATAGAAGAAATTGAGGGCGTCCAGATCACTGCTTCTACAAGATGTGATTTTGAAGTAATTCCTAAGTCGATCAATAAGGCTGTAGGTTTACAGATCCTTGGTAAGCATCTTGGGGTTTCGATGGATGAAATGGTCGCGGTCGGTGACTTTACGAATGATATAGAAATGATCCAGATGGCTGGACTTGGCGTTGCGATGGGTCAATCATCCGAGGACGTGAAAAATGCAGCAGATTGGGTGACACGTACGAATGAACAGCACGGTGTTGGCTATTTGGTCCGAGAAGTCTTCCGTAAACAAATGAAGATGCAAATCGAACAACCGATTGAAAATTGA
- a CDS encoding aldehyde dehydrogenase family protein — MEKVLDAQLKPKVAEFLNGTKKLFINGEWVPSASGKTFKTLNPSNGEVLAVVSEAEKEDVDRAVRAARKAFDEGPWSKMSPASRSRLIYKLADLMEENKEELAQLDTLDNGKPIRETTNADVPLAIEHFRYYAGWATKIVGQTIPVSGKFFNYTRHEPLGVVGQIIPWNFPLLMAAWKMGAALASGCTIVLKPAEQTPLSALYLAELMQEAGFPEGVVNIVTGYGETTGGPILEHEMVDKIAFTGSTEVGKHIMRTAANDLKRVTLELGGKSPNIILPDADMSKAVPGALSGIMFNQGQVCCAGSRLFIQKKSFDNVVADLVSHSEKIKQGMGLDPDTEMGPLVSEEQHNRVLGYIDRGKSEGAELLTGGTKPYDQGYFVSPTIFADVNDTMTIAKEEIFGPVVAAMPFEDLDEVVDRANDSNYGLAAGLWTENVKNAHYVANRLKAGTVWVNCYNAFDAASPFGGYKQSGIGREMGSYALDNYTEVKSVWINMS; from the coding sequence ATGGAAAAAGTATTAGACGCTCAATTGAAGCCGAAAGTCGCTGAATTTCTGAATGGAACGAAAAAATTGTTTATCAATGGGGAATGGGTTCCGTCTGCATCTGGTAAAACATTTAAAACATTAAATCCTTCCAACGGAGAAGTGCTCGCTGTCGTAAGTGAAGCGGAAAAAGAAGATGTCGATCGAGCTGTACGAGCTGCACGGAAAGCTTTTGACGAAGGTCCATGGTCAAAGATGAGTCCTGCATCAAGAAGCCGACTAATTTATAAGCTAGCAGATTTGATGGAAGAAAATAAAGAAGAATTAGCACAACTGGACACACTTGATAACGGTAAACCAATCCGTGAAACAACAAATGCGGATGTACCGCTCGCTATTGAGCATTTCCGTTATTATGCTGGATGGGCTACTAAAATTGTTGGACAGACGATCCCGGTTTCCGGTAAGTTTTTCAACTATACACGCCACGAGCCGTTAGGGGTAGTTGGACAGATCATCCCTTGGAACTTCCCATTATTGATGGCAGCATGGAAGATGGGGGCAGCATTGGCAAGTGGATGTACGATCGTCTTGAAGCCTGCTGAGCAAACACCGCTTTCAGCACTATACTTAGCTGAACTCATGCAAGAAGCTGGATTCCCAGAAGGTGTCGTGAACATCGTCACTGGTTACGGTGAAACGACAGGGGGGCCAATCCTTGAGCATGAGATGGTCGACAAAATCGCCTTTACAGGATCTACTGAAGTCGGAAAGCATATCATGCGTACAGCAGCAAATGATCTTAAGCGGGTAACACTTGAACTTGGCGGTAAATCACCGAACATCATCCTTCCAGATGCGGACATGTCGAAGGCGGTTCCAGGTGCTTTGTCCGGTATTATGTTCAATCAAGGCCAAGTGTGCTGTGCAGGGTCTCGTCTCTTCATTCAGAAGAAGTCATTTGATAATGTCGTAGCAGACCTTGTCTCTCATTCTGAAAAAATCAAACAAGGTATGGGTCTTGATCCTGATACAGAAATGGGACCTCTTGTTTCCGAAGAACAACATAATCGAGTATTAGGTTATATAGATAGAGGTAAGTCAGAAGGTGCAGAACTGTTGACTGGTGGTACGAAGCCTTATGATCAAGGTTACTTCGTTTCCCCGACAATCTTTGCTGACGTAAATGACACTATGACGATTGCGAAGGAAGAAATCTTCGGTCCAGTCGTTGCTGCTATGCCATTCGAGGATTTGGATGAGGTTGTCGATCGTGCCAATGACTCTAATTATGGTCTGGCTGCAGGATTATGGACTGAAAATGTCAAGAATGCACACTATGTGGCAAACCGCTTAAAAGCAGGAACTGTGTGGGTGAACTGCTATAACGCGTTTGATGCAGCATCACCATTCGGAGGATACAAGCAATCTGGTATCGGTCGTGAAATGGGCTCCTATGCACTTGATAACTACACTGAAGTCAAGAGTGTATGGATTAACATGAGCTAA
- a CDS encoding cytochrome c encodes MLRFLSILAFSLLLVVGLAACGGGGDENGANEGDGGGDSVDVAAAEKSFNQNCASCHGQNLEGRGNAPSLETVGKDMGQDEILQKIQNGGGGMPAGLIEGEEAENVAAWLATME; translated from the coding sequence ATGTTGCGATTCTTATCAATTCTTGCCTTTTCATTATTGCTTGTAGTCGGACTAGCTGCGTGTGGTGGTGGAGGAGATGAGAACGGAGCGAATGAAGGTGATGGCGGAGGCGATTCTGTTGATGTTGCAGCTGCTGAGAAATCTTTTAACCAAAATTGCGCTTCTTGTCATGGACAAAACCTTGAAGGTAGAGGAAACGCTCCATCTCTTGAAACAGTTGGAAAAGACATGGGTCAGGATGAAATTCTTCAGAAAATCCAAAACGGCGGCGGTGGCATGCCTGCAGGATTGATTGAAGGGGAAGAAGCTGAAAATGTTGCAGCTTGGCTTGCGACAATGGAATAA
- a CDS encoding NUDIX hydrolase, with amino-acid sequence MNFRKALLEHRGSTVFETKSGSLFIEESEVASVAVVVLHEGNLTLVRQYRHQMDQQTIELPGGGLEHGEQPENGAKRELDEETGITVDRLTYLGPYHPQPYFTNRLSHLFFTNSIKSSGNQKLNDDEEIEVIQMPLNDVLKSIQDGKIQDGELGYALFLCQLNGYI; translated from the coding sequence ATGAATTTTCGTAAAGCATTGCTTGAACATCGAGGCTCTACTGTATTTGAGACAAAGTCAGGATCTCTTTTTATTGAAGAATCAGAAGTTGCTTCTGTTGCAGTTGTTGTCTTACACGAAGGAAACCTTACCCTTGTAAGGCAATACAGACACCAAATGGATCAACAGACAATCGAGTTACCCGGGGGTGGGCTAGAACATGGAGAGCAACCTGAAAATGGAGCAAAAAGAGAATTGGATGAAGAAACAGGGATAACCGTTGATCGACTTACATATTTGGGGCCCTATCATCCTCAACCTTACTTTACCAATCGATTATCACATCTGTTTTTCACAAATTCAATCAAGAGCTCCGGCAATCAAAAGCTCAATGATGATGAGGAAATCGAGGTCATTCAGATGCCGCTCAATGATGTTTTAAAATCAATACAGGACGGAAAAATTCAAGACGGTGAACTAGGATATGCGCTTTTTCTTTGTCAATTGAACGGATACATATAG
- a CDS encoding YhzD family protein codes for MKMYIITVFDNKGEKIYEESFEAADNNEAKKIGQDILADNDYENHTSRVTSPSGELVLFHR; via the coding sequence ATGAAAATGTACATCATAACCGTTTTTGATAACAAGGGTGAAAAGATTTACGAAGAATCCTTTGAAGCAGCTGACAACAATGAAGCTAAAAAGATCGGGCAAGATATACTGGCAGACAATGATTATGAAAACCATACAAGCCGAGTGACCTCCCCTTCTGGAGAACTCGTCTTATTCCATCGATGA
- a CDS encoding ABC transporter ATP-binding protein: MSLHIENVTKNFGGFTAVDNVSFHIPEHQIFGLLGANGAGKTTTFRMVIGLLTPTAGEIKWNDQTLSQKDSHLIGYLPEERGLYPSLKVSDQLLYLGRLKGMKKSEIVQQMKKWLERFKVPEYENKKVEELSKGNQQKIQFIAAVLHKPKILILDEPFSGLDPVNVEMLKEAVLELKKEGTTIVFSSHRMEHVEELCKHLCILHKGSPVVHGSLKEVKRSFGKKNVTVYADFDLSYLKDIPGVVRYKQVTEGVHLQVENEDISQKIFDSINSKGFVRKFELEEPSLNDIFIEKVGASYE, translated from the coding sequence GTGAGTTTACATATTGAAAACGTAACGAAAAATTTCGGCGGATTCACCGCTGTTGATAATGTCTCATTTCATATACCTGAACATCAAATATTCGGCTTATTAGGGGCGAATGGTGCAGGAAAAACGACAACATTCAGAATGGTGATCGGATTATTGACACCAACAGCTGGGGAAATCAAATGGAATGATCAAACATTGTCCCAAAAGGATTCACATTTGATCGGTTATCTGCCGGAAGAACGAGGACTTTATCCAAGTCTGAAAGTTTCCGACCAATTACTCTATTTGGGCCGTCTGAAAGGGATGAAGAAATCCGAAATCGTGCAGCAAATGAAAAAGTGGCTAGAACGCTTCAAGGTGCCTGAATATGAAAATAAAAAAGTTGAAGAGCTATCGAAGGGTAATCAACAAAAGATCCAGTTCATAGCTGCTGTACTCCACAAGCCGAAAATTCTGATCCTCGATGAACCGTTCAGTGGACTTGATCCGGTGAATGTCGAGATGTTGAAGGAAGCTGTCCTTGAGTTGAAAAAGGAAGGGACGACGATTGTGTTTTCAAGCCATCGGATGGAGCATGTAGAGGAGCTGTGTAAACATCTATGCATCCTTCATAAAGGAAGTCCGGTCGTGCATGGGTCATTGAAAGAAGTGAAACGATCTTTCGGTAAAAAGAATGTGACTGTCTATGCTGACTTTGATCTAAGTTATCTTAAGGATATTCCAGGTGTTGTCCGATATAAGCAGGTGACAGAAGGTGTACATCTCCAGGTCGAAAATGAAGATATTTCACAAAAGATCTTCGATAGTATCAATAGTAAAGGATTCGTCCGTAAATTCGAGTTGGAGGAACCATCGTTGAATGACATCTTTATCGAAAAAGTAGGTGCTTCTTATGAATAA